A window of the Trichoderma asperellum chromosome 6, complete sequence genome harbors these coding sequences:
- the COX16 gene encoding Cytochrome oxidase assembly (BUSCO:EOG092D4HJN~TransMembrane:1 (o31-55i)) has product MGTFQNKTFRSSADAGKIGMKYRALMAKHPFLAFGLPFIAVIVAGSFVLTPATAIRYEKHDRRVRQMTKEEELNVRRGARKVDMKEEYYRLAGRDLDNWEQQRVKRLPGENDGIL; this is encoded by the exons ATGGGCACGTTTCAGAACAAGACATTCCGCTCGTCGGCCGACGCAGGGAAAATTGGCATGAAGTACCGAGCCCTCATGGCCAAGCACCCGTTCCTGGCTTTCGGGCTGCCCTTCATCGCAGTTATCGTGGCGGGCTCCTTCGTCCTGACGCCCGCGACGGCGATTCGATACGAGAAGCACGATCGGAGGGTGCGTCAGATGacgaaggaggaggagctgaatGTCAGGAGAGGGGCGCGAAAGGTGGACATGAAGGAGGAATACTAT AGACTTGCTGGAAGGGACCTGGACAACtgggagcagcagagagTCAAGAGGTTGCCTGGAGAGAACGACGGCATCCTGTAA
- a CDS encoding uncharacterized protein (TransMembrane:1 (o30-51i)), with amino-acid sequence MSNGGQASLQIDRLATESLVEARAQLKPSFLASTHHIFILIFSFCSFSFLFSGRLSAQPYSIICFYVTIKSKPQALPLLLLLVTTNPKEAKPFRDRICVCKDQLGSEKRSHTSTY; translated from the coding sequence ATGAGCAATGGGGGTCAAGCAAGCCTTCAAATCGATCGATTGGCTACCGAGAGTCTGGTAGAGGCCAGGGCTCAGCTGAAGCCTTCTTTCTTGGCATCTACTCAccatatttttattttaatattttccttttgttccttttcttttcttttttcaggTCGCCTCAGCGCTCAGCCCTACTCAATTATTTGTTTTTACGTCACTATCAAATCAAAGCCACAAGCTCTACCACTACTACTTTTACTAGTGACCACCAAcccaaaagaagcaaaaccaTTTCGGGACCGTATCTGTGTATGCAAGGACCAGCTTGGCTCAGAAAAACGGTCCCATACTTCTACCTACTAG
- a CDS encoding uncharacterized protein (EggNog:ENOG41), with translation MPIFSGLGQRRGSKPRELHIRKISFSGCSLSSASDRSFSSDSSTSTIRAHSPRLATSTGTTSSFDGLSIHSTFQPPKRLHDRPFILSDRQHFESAPTFYDSEDAESSDLEASERDFDGEDEDQTQFTMELPHASPVSSHDYEAADEPQDYFFMHITSRPKPANQSRWSDSTIASTIASLDDLTPVSSMSEPTSAAIADAEEAEAAGASTPSTLASSASVPKRPTYKPVDSFEDYIRRGGWKRRGIVFNSEDMDSFEAR, from the coding sequence ATGCCTATCTTCAGTGGCCTTGGCCAGCGACGAGGGTCCAAACCCCGAGAACTGCACATCCGAAAAATCTCATTTTCTGGCTGCTCGCTTTCTTCAGCTTCCGACCGATCATTCTCTTCAGACTCATCAACATCCACTATCCGCGCGCATTCGCCTCGCCTGGCGACCAGCACCGGCACTACTTCCAGCTTTGATGGACTCTCCATTCACTCTACTTTCCAACCTCCCAAGAGGCTGCACGACCGGCCATTTATCCTGTCTGATCGGCAACACTTTGAGTCAGCGCCCACATTTTACGACAGCGAAGATGCCGAGAGCAGCGACCTTGAAGCCTCTGAGAGAGACTTTGATGGTGAGGATGAGGACCAGACACAGTTCACCATGGAGCTACCTCATGCAAGCCCTGTGAGCAGCCATGACTATGAGGCTGCAGATGAGCCACAGGATTACTTCTTCATGCACATCACAAGCAGACCGAAGCCAGCAAACCAGTCTCGCTGGTCTGATTCTACCATTGCATCAACCATCGCCTCACTGGATGACCTCACTCCCGTGTCAAGCATGTCCGAGCCTACTTCAGCGGCTATTGCCGAtgccgaagaggctgaagctgctggcgcATCTACCCCTAGCACCCTGGCCTCATCCGCTTCCGTCCCCAAGAGGCCAACATATAAGCCTGTCGACAGCTTTGAGGACTACATCAGGCGTGGGGGCTGGAAGCGAAGAGGTATCGTCTTCAATAGCGAAGACATGGACTCTTTCGAAGCCCGATGA